From the genome of Mya arenaria isolate MELC-2E11 chromosome 5, ASM2691426v1:
ACAAAATAGACGAACTTGTGACCATACAAGTTTAAAGCTAGTGATCGCACAGGAGACTACATTGTGACCATACAAGAAGATTTCTAGTGACCACGCAAAATACTTCAAACTAACCATACAAGAGACCACCTAGTGACCACGCAAGGTACATGCTAGTGACCGCACAAGAGACTACCTGGTGACCGTACAAGAGACTACTTTGTGACCGTTCAAGAGACTACATTGTGACCGCACAAGAGACTACATTGTGACCGCACAAGAGACTACATTGTGACCGCACAAGAGACTACATTGTGACCGCACAAGAGACTACATTGTGACCGCACAAGAGACTACATTGTCACCGCACAAGAGGCTACATTGTCACCGCAAAAGAGACTACCTTGTTACCATAAAAGAGACTTTCTTATGACCACGCAAAATACTACAAACTGACCATACAAGAGACTACCTAGTGACCACGCAAGGTTCAGGCTAGTGACCGCACAAACGACTGCATGAGGACCGCACAAGAGACTACTTAGAGGCCACGCAAGGTTCAAGCTTGTGACCACACCAGAGACTACATTGTGACCGTACAAGAGACTACCTTGTTACCATAAAAGGGTTGAACTAGTGACCATACAAGAAGCTTTCTAGTGACCACGCAAAATACTACAACTGACCATACAAGAGACTACCTAGTGACCACGCAAGGTACAGGCTAGTGACCGCACAAGAGACTACCTGGTGACCGTACAAGGGACTACTTCGTGACCGCACAAGCGACTACCTAGTGACCACGCAAGGTACAAGCTAGCGACCGCACAAGAGACTACCTAGTGAGCACATTAGATACTGTTAAAGTGACTAGCTGGGTTACCAAGGCGTCTCAACCGTATGTGAATATACGTTTGATATAACTTCACAATCTAAACTGATCATGGAACGCCACTCTAGGCATAAGCCAGAGACGAACAgcttaaactattttaaatgaccACAACTTATCAGGTACTGAACGTTTACGTACTTAACGCTTTACAGTGAATGAACAAACGCTTATACTGGGCCTGAGTCGGGAAAAAACGTCTTACTCCGAGAATTTAACACGCTTCGTCATAACCAGAAGTGACAGATGGGTAGCGGTTGTCACGGGACGCTGGTTGGCCACCGGAAGTTGGGTGGCGACCGTTTGGTCGGCGGCACCCAGGTGACGCTTCGGGTGGTGGGCTGTCTTCTCTGGGTCTCCTTGGCTCAAACATCCGGTATGTAAATTACTTACAGCTCGCACctcacaataaaatgtaaataaattgacatttaaagATATGAAAGAACAAGACTTAATGTATTTACATGGGAGAAATTGGGACCAGGCGTCAGAAGGAGCGCAACTTTGACCATACGCCTCCTTCCCCAAAACTGAAAAATACGTTTATGGCGGTTATTGAATTTGAGGCTATCCCACAATATCATATTCACAAgcggatggggggggggggggttaggGGCACACCCGGTgcaaccgcccccccccccccttcgatCGCCcaaggatatattttttatttcaatatgggaGAAAATAGTAATTGGGTTAGAAAAATGCGCACAAACCGCACAATTTTGAACTGGcaattgattaaattttgttctAGAGTTAccccgacccccccccccccaacccaaCAAGTTACGCCACATTTTACGCCAAATCCTGGATCAGCCCCTGATATTGGCCATATTAAGTCAGAGTGTGTTAAGTCTGgtgtattattttgatatatttcaccgaTATTGACTGGACAAATATGTAATTTAGATTATAACCTGCATTTCCAGACACTGAAATCAGCAATAAATAAGTACTGCGATTAATCGTAAAGATTTGTAACTTCACagttatgacgtcataatatTGTTTCCAGCCGACTGAAATGCTACAAtcacatgtttgcatttttctaCAAGGATACCAAGACAAAATGTGGACAGATGCTCACAATGCATGCCGAACGACGAATACAACCTTGCCCGAAATGTATCTAGGGAGCACCCCTGAGGAAAGGATTCGACTTGTTGGGTATACAGGGCCTCTTTGGCTGATGGGATTTGAAGTTGTCGGACGAGTGAATGGGCACGgtataacttgttttaaaaatgcgACAATGTggtagtgttgttgttgttgatgatgatgatgatgatgatgatgatgatgatggtggtggtggtggtggtggtggtgatgatgatgatgatgttgttgttgttgttgttgttggtggtggtggtggtggtggtggtggtggtggttgttgtaggtggtggtggtggtggtggtggtggtggtggtggtggtggtggtgatgatgatgatgatgatgatgatgatgatgatgatgatgatgatgacgacgacgacgacgacgacgacgacgacgacgatgacgacgacgacgacgacgataagcaacataagaccacactcttcCAACGAGGGTCATTCCAACAATGACTTAAAgcgactctctcatgttttgtaagatgcatttttttggcaaatcattaggagtgttgaaactaagatactgacggcttcaacaaatgttgatatatgctgaAGTTCACGATTTTGAACAGCATTAGAAACGCAATTCAACAAATGgcttaaatgttaaattatccCACGCTTTAAGTATAAGTTAGGCCAGTGGTTTTGGTGTATTAAGTTTTCTATTTTCCTTACGGTACCAGCTcgggttcgctccccactacatccatatgtttccatacTTTAATcgtgtgttgttttttcctgcaatttcagtatcaaggtgtaaaattattataatattagttttttttcagatgcattaccgtgaaagcaatattttgatCCAAAAGCATTAGCGAGCCCCTTAAAATCACCTCGAGAACTTGAAGAATCTTGTAACCAAATACTAGAAGTAATGAACAGTACAGCAAGCCGGgtaattaattgtatttttcaggGAGGTGGCATGGCGTCCTATACATAAAACCAACAGATACAGCGAGTGTGATTTGTGGGAGTGGTGAGTATCAAAtctgtttattcatgtttgtttttaaatgtagtAAAGAAATGCGTTGATCAATGTCAACGGTCGAATAGTCTGAATCTAGACTCAgactagattttttttatattttatatgtatgatATGTCAATAGTTcttcatataacatatatgcgATTAATAATTGAGCGAACTTATAGCAGACACATTTCCCATTAATGGGCTTATCAGAAAGTCCTTTCCTTGGCGTAGGCAAAGGCACTTGACTAGATTTTCACCACGCAGTCTTAACGGTCTCCGCGAGTGGccaataattattgaaatcataatgtcttttgtacatgtttgtacatATATTGGAATAGGCAAAAGAGATCCCGTGCCACCGAAGAACACAATCATGTTTAGTTTTCTTCTCTTCCTCCAGATGGCAGAGGCAAGACAACATATGCTGATGCGAAAATGATGTGTAGCGATAAAGCTCCGATGTTGAGCGTAACGGCATACAACATATCGCAGACGGCGCAAGAACGCGATCAATTTAACTCCAGTCTTTGGATCGACACCATTGACCCTGGCGAGTTTATAAACGGTATGCacttttttaatacaattcatCGTTGCTTTCACGCAAGATATATATCCTACTTTTTCactcggagctcctcggccatttgtATCGCatacaacctcggatgtatctggacggtttacatactcaaaaattggtacgtttaagtccgctgcaagtagatcgcgtagtaattttatttagcagttaaactttatgatttaactctttggaatctgaattatgtttgcaataaaacacttcattggcaatcaatttaaactgagagcaatgaatacaaatcTAAAACACTgtctacatttaattaatgatataattaaaaaaatacgaacttcttcaactgatgtaccggcatacatccgaggttgttttcgataaaaaatgaccgaggagtccCGAATGCATACTTTCTTAGTCGCCTattcaataaagaaatatagCAGAAAAACTTCTCGTGAAAGccatttttcaacaaatgttaagCCAACATGATGCTTTCTTTGCCatgttgtaaaaatgcaaaCGCTGTTCagaaaactgtcaaaatatttcttgccaaatatgaaaaattgattttattcatgtttgctGATTCTGATTTGGTGATACCTGTTTTGATGACAGTTtagagtagtagtagcagtagcagtagcagtagcagtagcagcagcagcagcagcagcagcagtagtagtagtagtgtttttcttcttcttcttcttcttcttcttcttcttcttcttcttcttcttattattattattattattattattattactattattatcaatattattaatattattataactattattattattattattattattattattattattattattattattattattatcgtttCAGGTGCACttcgttaaaataaaaaaaaatccacacatctgtaaaaaatctgtcaatcaAATATGACCACTATACCTGAGGGTAAATCACATCATTATGACACACTAACCAGACCGCTGCAATATAGTCACCCTCCGAATATGCCCGCTTCTTAATAAGTTTCATTTAGTTGGGGATGGTGCATGGTGGTAATACTAaaattttatgttattgaaaaaaagaacacCTCGGAATTGATAAGGAATAAACGTGCGTTTTATATGTTatgcttatttgtttgtttttgatttggatttaagttttgttttgttttaaagtggGATTTCTGATATTCTTATGGTAATTTCCAAACCCCTCAGcctgatttatttatttacttccGGTAGCTCTAAAATACACAGCTTTGTTTAAGgaatttgatgttttgtttttaaaattcatgattCCTCTTAAAAACATGGATTTGTGGTATCTCTATGTTAACGTTGATGGACTTCAGCCGtaaaaagtattgaaataattccggatgatatttataaatcagGTTGTGTTAAAACAACtgttatggttttttttttaaagacttcTCTTTCAAACTGGGACTCCTGGTATCATTATTGTAACTTCGATTcactttatctttatttattcaataagaTCAGAGAATAAGCAGATCATGTGAACTATTTGAATGCGAGCTATATAATGATTTGTAACTAGCGGatcttgggggggggggggggggggagggggacATCCGGCGCATAGTGCATACCATCTTTTATTCACTTCCGTTTAATTCTTGAGACCGGAacaggggctgtattcaataatcactttagatttaacttatttttaagaTTCAATAGAATTCAAGtcttttgattggactgtaaaaataactatacgaaatgaaacaattaaatattcagctaaaataaaaaaagaaaatgaaaacgaaataacggaaattgaaaatactattaaaagaattgaaaaaaaattaacccTATCTACTGATAAAAACAACCTTATAAAAGAGCTAAACGAACAGAAAACCAGATTAAACTATTTTCTTGacgaaaaaacaaaaagtatattattaagAACAAAAGCTGAATGGATCGAAggagcagaaaaaaatacaaaatacttcGCAAACCTAGAAAAAAAGCAAGCAAGCGGAAAAAAAGCAAGCAAGCGaaagatcaataaataaaataattcacaatggagtagaaaaaacaaaaagtgaagaaataatcaaagacatttattcattctacagtaatctatataaaaaagacattaaCATACAAACCGATAACAACTTCTTTCCagataataacaaaaaactcaatgatgagcaaaaaaaatcatgtgaagGTTTATTGACAGAGTATGAATGTGGCAAAGCActaaaagaaatgcaaaacagAAAAAGTCCGGGATCTGACGGCATAACTACCGAATTCTATAAAATCTTTTGGAATGATATAAAACGATTCTTAGTAAACTCattaaatttttcatttcaaaataaaaacctaACTGAACTCCAAAAACAAAGCGTCATATCTCTTCTACCAAAAAAAGACAAACTATTAACAGACATTAACAACTGGAGGCCAATATCACTTCTCAATATAGATTATAAAATAGCCTCAAAATCCATAGCAAATAGAATCAAAAACATACTAGCCAACCTTATTAATGAAGATCAAACTGGATTTATTAAAGGGCGATATATAGGTGAAAACGTAAGAATTCTGTATGatattattgaacaaataaataaagataatgaaaaaggaattattttctTCTCTGATTTTCATAAAGCCTTCGATAGTGTGAACCATGACtatatgtttgaatgtttaaagtatttcaacTTCGGAGAAACACTTATAAATTgggtaaaactattttacaatgatGCCCAAAGTTGCATTAATGTGAATGGACACTTATCAAACTTCTTTAAAATTGACAAAGGTGTAAGACAAGGGTGTCCCCTATCACCTTATCTATTTCTCatatgtattgaaattttatcactgaatataaataacaacaacaacataaaaggaataaatattttcaataatgaaataaaacaaacattatttgctGACGATGCAAGCTTTTTCCTTGATGGTACAGAAATCTCATTCCAAAACCTTGtaacaacatttgaaaaattTAGTCAAATATCTGGACTAAAATTGAACATATCAAAATGTACTGTCTTGAGAATCGGTACACTGCGATATACCAATAAAAAATTCTGTAAGTCAAAAAAATTTGTATGGACATCTAATGAAGCCTCAACGTTAGGTATATGTTTCTCAAATGACCATAGAAAGATACATGAACTAAATTTAGAAcctaaaataaatgcatttcaacacACTCTCTATAAATGGAAAAGATGGAAACTCTCATTGATAGGAAAaatcactgttttaaaaatcatatgcaTTCCCGAAACTTGTTTACCCACTAACAGTGCTACCTAATCCAACAGAACCAACAATAAAacgaattaaaaatattatgtttgactTTCTTTGGGACTCAAAACCAGATAAAATTTCCAGAGACACAATATACCAAACCTATGAAAATGGCGGACTAAAAATGCTAGACATAGAATCCTTTATCAATGCATTAAAAGCTAGTTGGATCAAAAGATTAATAACTAAGAGTAATGCTAAATGGAATAAACTATATAACTCAGAACTCAATAAATTTCGTGGAACAAACATATGGAAATATAACACTAATGTAAACGATGCTAGCAACTTCCAGCTAAATTTTACCTTTCTAAAACAAATCCTTACATCTTGGTGCAAAATCAATTATAACAAGACCGTGAAAAATCTAGCAAAAGAATTTTTATGGAATAACTCTAATCTTAAACAAAGCAATGGCAATACCCTTCTTTATAAAGactggcaaaaaaaaaaaatattttatgttgaacaaattttcgattttgaaattaaagatttttttactttcgaacagatgcaaattaaatataacattgtgGATGGTGATTTTCTCAAATATCTTACgttaataaaaactataaataaaatatggggACAAGAACTAAAAGACTACCATGCCACTTTAAACAAAGAGCCAGAATACCTTATAGACAAGttaagaaaaaagaacaaagtaaacaaaatcctttataataaacaaattgaattaaaacaaaaaaataacaaatgtctTATTAAATGGGACATTGAATTTCCTGAGGAAAAATTAAATTGGAAGCATATACTGACAACACCAATCCACTCTACAATAGACACAAAATTAAGAGAatatcaatataagtatataatgaATTTAGTTCCCAACAATGATTACCTACACAAATGTAAAATCACAAACTCAAGACTATGCGATTTTTGTTCAATGGCACCAGAAACACAAAAACATCTCTTCTGGGAATGTCCAATAACTCAAAACTTTTGgtcaaatttacaaaattttattaatacaaaacatattcaaacaaacataatgCAATACAGAGTAATATCATTAGGAgttaaaaagaacaataataatacaaacattaatttgataaactttCTTCTGATATTAGCAAAGTACTACATAAGTTATTGTAAATATGACAGAAAAATACCAGAAATAGCatcatttaaaaactatttgttGAGGCGCAtcttaatagaaaaaataatcgCAACACAAAAAGACAAACTAGAtgtatttgaagcaaaatggaATGAATTTTTGCAACTGTGTTAATATATCTGCATGTGATCAAACACCTTACTTATGAAATTACACTTCCAACTAAACAATAGAATTATCTCCCTTAGAGTacccttttaaaaatatatctgctTGTGATCTAACAACTCACTTATGAAAGTACACTATCAACTAAATTATAGAATTATCTCCcttatagtatttttttctttattatttattggcTCCCCCTATCTCCTCTCTCTTTGTTCTCtacaaaaaacttaaaaattcaAGAATAggaaaaacatactttatattgatgaataaactttgctcgatataaactatataaatatatatacttcttACTTAGTTGTTATAGATTATGTCaacatgttaatttatattaactgaactatttaaattctttatattgactgtctgtgtatgtatatgtatatttgtatatgtttatattgttccaaaatcttgaataaaaataattgaaaaaaaaaaataactgaccaatggaGTGAATGGATTCAGTGAGGCGTGTCTAAGACCAATGATAAAAACGATATTGAATACCGCCCCATAGCTCAGTGGTGGAGAGTTCGCTTCGGGTCCCGAAGGGCGGCGGTTCAAACCGAAAGATGTTACAATATTGTACCAGTAGTCCCCATTGCCTAGCGCTCAGCGTCAAACCGGAAGACGTTAAAATAAGGTACCctagcgctcggcatttaaagggtataAGTGGGGGAAAGGGGCATCAGTACTGgct
Proteins encoded in this window:
- the LOC128233784 gene encoding uncharacterized protein LOC128233784, with product MGSGCHGTLVGHRKLGGDRLVGGTQVTLRVVGCLLWVSLAQTSGYQDKMWTDAHNACRTTNTTLPEMYLGSTPEERIRLVGYTGPLWLMGFEVVGRVNGHGRWHGVLYIKPTDTASVICGSDGRGKTTYADAKMMCSDKAPMLSVTAYNISQTAQERDQFNSSLWIDTIDPGEFINADGTDVKILCYILTETGEIQTDNCTHSHPFKCVNGSLVPVVRYFGNKTFPFKRYSSHTTHGGMDKNLLIPLVCAGAVVLLAVVVAVCRCCCQNRRGKSGSANLADSVTILQDLRIGRLRG